The following coding sequences are from one Lolium rigidum isolate FL_2022 chromosome 6, APGP_CSIRO_Lrig_0.1, whole genome shotgun sequence window:
- the LOC124666601 gene encoding IST1-like protein, protein MSSLNSLFNRSSPFGTKCKTCLNLIISRIKLLRNRREMQLINMRKEMVQYLQTGQESIARIRVEHIIREQNILAAYEIVELFCEFVLARVPIVEVQKECPIELREAIASIIFASGRCSDLPELMHLRNLFTTKYGKEFVAAAMELRPDCGVNRTIIEKLSVKAPSAESKLKVLKAIAHEYNLDWDSSNTEAEFNKKYEDLLDDSGSSVRQGQIPIIESSPAASSGDKPSILPVEDTRKHKTPESPKSPVVSSRTYATTKSNVASQQHHPPTAEISCAGPGSSDVLEKARAAIAAANRASAAARAAAELVKVRVTSQ, encoded by the exons ATGTCGTCCCTCAACTCGCTCTTCAATCGATCCTCCCCGTTCGGCACCAAATG CAAAACATGCTTGAATTTGATCATTTCAAGGATCAAGCTGCTGCGCAATAGGAGAGAGATGCAACTGATAAATATGCGCAAAGAGATGGTTCAGTATCTTCAGACAGGCCAGGAATCAATCGCAAGGATTCGA GTTGAGCACATTATTCGGGAGCAGAATATATTGGCTGCCTATGAGATTGTGGAGCTTTTCTGTGAATTTGTTCTTGCACGAGTCCCTATTGTTGAGGTCCAAAA GGAATGCCCCATAGAATTGCGAGAAGCAATAGCTAGTATAATCTTTGCATCAGGAAGATGCTCAGACTTGCCTGAGCTAATGCATCTCCGTAATTTGTTTACCACCAAGTATGGGAAGGAGTTTGTTGCTGCTGCTATGGAATTGCGCCCTGACTGTGGCGTTAATCGTACA ATAATTGAGAAACTTTCAGTCAAGGCTCCATCAGCTGAATCAAAGTTGAAGGTTTTGAAAGCTATTGCTCATGAGTACAATCTTGATTGGGATTCATCTAATACTGAAGCCGAGTTCAATAAGAAATACGAAGATCTGCTG GATGATTCAGGGTCGTCAGTCCGGCAAGGACAAATACCTATAATTGAGAGTTCTCCTGCTGCTTCTTCTGGAGATAAGCCATCGATTCTACCTGTCGAGGACACAAGAAAACATAAAACTCCCGAGTCCCCAAAGTCACCTGTTGTGAGCTCAAGAACATATGCTACCACCAAGAGTAATGTGGCCAGTCAACAACATCACCCCCCTACAGCGGAGATATCCTGCGCTGGACCAGGTTCGTCAGATGTGTTGGAAAAGGCCCGAGCTGCCATTGCTGCAGCCAACCGTGCCTCTGCTGCTGCCCGTGCAGCAGCAGAACTTGTCAAAGTTAGAGTTACTAGTCAGTGA
- the LOC124665073 gene encoding methionyl-tRNA formyltransferase-like has protein sequence MARCSPPLLRRFFCCAAKSSSNAAAAGPKKKNVVFLGSPQVAASVLDTLLAASNSPDSAFQVGAVVTQPPAAKNRGRKLLPSAVAQLALDRGFPGDLIFTPERAGEESFLSDLKEVRPELCITAAYGNILPQRFLDIPPCGTVNIHPSLLPLYRGAAPVQRALQDGVAETGVSLAYTVRALDAGPVIACKRFSVDDFIKAPELLAILFNIGSKLLLDELPSVLDGSAKQKAKPQDDSKVTLAPKMNSDESWLTFDQDAKVLHNKVRAFAGWPGTRAKLQLMNQNGEPDVLDIKVINTKVSASCDKTGDENEVLFSGNSLLIPCNGSTWLEVLELQLPGKKVTTARDFWNGLRGRKLLKSP, from the exons ATGGCGCGTTGCTCCCCGCCACTGCTGCGCCGCTTCTTCTGCTGCGCCGCCAAATCCTCctcgaacgccgccgccgccggcccgaagaagaagaacgtcgtcttcttgggatcccCCCAG GTGGCTGCCTCGGTGCTGGACACGCTGCTGGCCGCGTCCAACTCCCCCGACTCCGCGTTCCAGGTCGGCGCCGTCGTGACGCAGCCGCCGGCCGCCAAAAACAGGGGGAGGAAGCTGCTGCCGTCGGCCGTCGCGCAGCTGGCGCTCGACCGAGGGTTCCCCGGCGACCTTATCTTCACCCCCGAGCGCGCTGGGGAG GAGTCCTTTCTGTCTGACTTGAAGGAAGTGAGACCAGAACTTTGCATCACTGCTGCTTACGGGAACATTTTGCCACAGAGGTTTCTTGATATCCCACCATGTG GTACAGTTAATATACATCCAAGTTTGTTGCCTCTATATCGTGGCGCAGCTCCTGTGCAGAGGGCGTTGCAG GATGGTGTTGCAGAAACAGGTGTTTCCCTTGCATATACTGTCCGTGCCTTGGATGCAGGTCCAGTGATTGCTTGCAAAAGGTTTTCTGTTGACGACTTCATCAAG GCACCAGAGCTGCTTGCTATATTATTCAATATAG GGTCCAAGCTACTGCTGGATGAACTACCATCTGTTCTCGATGGTTCAGCTAAGCAAAAGGCAAAGCCACAGGATGACTCCAAAGTTACACTGGCGCCCAAG ATGAATTCTGATGAATCATGGCTGACATTTGACCAAGATGCTAAAGTTCTCCATAATAAG GTGCGAGCATTTGCAGGATGGCCAGGAACCCGCGCAAAACTGCAACTCATGAACCAAAATGGCGAACCCGATGTTCTAGACATTAAGGTTATCAATACGAAGGTATCCGCATCCTGTGACAAAACTGGAGATGAAAACGAAGTACTATTCTCAGGGAACTCGCTGCTGATTCCCTGCAATGGATCAACTTGGCTTGAG GTGTTGGAGCTTCAGCTACCTGGAAAGAAGGTAACTACAGCTCGGGACTTCTGGAATGGTTTGCGTGGTCGGAAGCTGTTGAAGTCACCATAG
- the LOC124666261 gene encoding serine/arginine repetitive matrix protein 1: protein MEEEKAAAYYEELNRKGEGARRFKQGLGFSSGEPQPAAFTSKPTTSSSFLSGFVRAGAAPAHTPKPTRPPPPAETAPRQRRRSRSPSPSRPRPRSRSRSPSRTRPRRSRSRSRSREPRRRSRSREREDRRASRYRSRSRSPSRRSGRNSHDEPRRDRHGDRRRDDSRQKGHGGRDGGKVDYSRLIQGYDKMTPAERVKAKMKLQLSETASKDSTLGTATVGWGRFEFNKDAPLDEDDNDVEGANDDASLVKHIGKSFRLSALESKNENTVRDAHDEAMFGVPMSSNLDTQASEDELKTNDDEGKKARDVDDQSGSSLISPEVLAMQKGSWRDRIQKLRQNSNT, encoded by the exons atgGAGGAAGAGAAGGCGGCAGCGTACTACGAGGAGCTCAACCGCAAGGGCGAGGGCGCCCGCCGATTCAAGCAGGGCCTCGGCTTCTCCTCCGGCGAACCCCAGCCTGCCGCCTTCACATCCAagcccaccacctcctcctcgttcCTCTCCGGCTTCGTCCGCGCCGGCGCTGCCCCCGCCCACACCCCTAAGCCCACCAGACCGCCTCCGCCTGCCGAGACCGCACCCCGCCAGCGCCGTCGCTCTCGCTCGCCCTCCCcgtcccggccccggccgcggtcGAGGTCAAGGTCCCCGTCTCGCACGCGGCCGCGCCGGTCAAGGTCTAGGTCCCGGTCCAGGGAGCCGAGGCGCCGGTCCAGGTCGCGGGAGAGGGAGGACCGCAGGGCGTCGCGCTACCGGTCTCGCTCGAGGTCGCCTTCTCGCCGGAGTGGCAGGAACTCGCACGACGAACCTCGGCGGGACCGGCATGGGGATCGACGGCGCGACGACAGCCGTCAGAAGGGGCACGGTGGTAGGGATGGCGGTAAAGTGGACTACTCGCGGCTCATTCAAGGATACGATAAAATG ACCCCTGCCGAGAGAGTGAAAGCAAAGATGAAGCTTCAGCTTTCAGAGACAG CTTCAAAAGACTCCACCCTTGGAACTGCCACTGTAGGGTGGGGGAGATTTGAGTTCAATAAGGATGCGCCActtgatgaagatgacaatgatgTCGAAG GTGCTAATGATGACGCTTCACTGGTTAAACACATAGGGAAGAGCTTCCGACTTTCTGCGTTGGAG TCAAAGAATGAAAACACTGTCAGAGATGCGCATGATGAGGCTATGTTTGGTGTACCTATGTCTTCGAATCTTGATACTCAAGCTTCTGAGGATGAGCTTAAAACCAATGATGACGAGGGCAAGAAAGCTAGGGATGTTGATGATCAATCTGGAAGTTCCCTTATTAGCCCTGAA GTCCTGGCAATGCAAAAAGGGTCGTGGAGAGACAGGATTCAGAAGCTGCGGCAGAATTCAAATACATAA
- the LOC124665074 gene encoding methionyl-tRNA formyltransferase-like, producing the protein MARCSPQLRRHFFCSAAKSASNTAAGGPKRKNIVFFGSPQVAASVLDTLLAASSSPDSAFQVAAVVTQPPATKNRGRKPLPSAVAQHALDRGFPGDLIFTPKRAGEESFLSDLKEVRPELCITAAYGNILPQRFLDIPPCGTVNIHPSLLPLYRGAAPVQRALQDGVGETGVSLSYTVRALDAGPVIAYERLSVDDFIKAPELLAILFNIGSKLLLDELPSVLDGSAKQKAKPQDDSKATLAPKMNFDESWLTFDEEAKLLHNKVRAFAGWPRTRAKLQLVNQNGETEALDIKVISTKVSTSCDQTGDENEVLFSGNSLLIPCNGSTWLEVLELQLPGKKATTARGFWNGLRGRKLLKSP; encoded by the exons ATGGCGCGTTGCTCCCCGCAGCTGAGGCGCCACTTCTTCTGCTCCGCTGCCAAATCCGCCTCGAACACCGCCGCTGGCGGCCCCAAGAGGAAGAACATCGTCTTCTTCGGATCCCCCCAG GTAGCTGCCTCCGTCCTGGACACGTTGCTGGCTGCGTCCAGCTCCCCCGACTCCGCATTTCAGGTCGCCGCCGTCGTGACGCAGCCGCCGGCCACCAAGAACAGGGGGAGGAAGCCGCTGCCGTCGGCCGTCGCGCAGCACGCGCTCGATCGAGGTTTCCCTGGCGACCTTATCTTTACCCCCAAGCGCGCTGGGGAG GAGTCCTTTTTATCTGACTTGAAGGAAGTGAGACCAGAACTTTGCATCACTGCTGCTTACGGGAACATTCTGCCACAGAGGTTTCTTGATATCCCACCATGTG GTACAGTTAATATACACCCAAGTTTGTTGCCTCTATATCGTGGTGCAGCTCCTGTGCAGAGGGCATTGCAG GATGGTGTTGGAGAAACAGGTGTGTCCCTTTCGTACACTGTCCGTGCCTTGGATGCAGGTCCAGTGATTGCTTACGAAAGGCTTTCTGTTGATGACTTCATCAAG GCACCAGAGCTACTTGCTATATTATTCAATATAG GGTCTAAGCTACTGCTGGATGAACTACCATCTGTTCTTGATGGTTCAGCTAAGCAAAAGGCAAAGCCACAGGATGATTCCAAAGCTACACTGGCGCCCAAG ATGAATTTTGACGAGTCATGGCTGACATTTGATGAAGAAGCTAAACTTCTTCATAACAAG GTGCGAGCATTTGCAGGATGGCCACGAACCCGCGCAAAACTGCAACTCGTGAACCAAAATGGTGAAACCGAGGCTCTAGACATTAAGGTTATCAGTACAAAGGTTTCCACATCCTGTGACCAAACCGGAGATGAAAATGAAGTACTATTCTCAGGGAACTCACTGCTGATCCCCTGCAATGGATCAACTTGGCTTGAG GTGTTGGAGCTTCAGCTACCTGGAAAGAAGGCAACTACGGCTCGGGGCTTCTGGAATGGTCTCCGTGGTCGGAAACTGTTGAAATCACCATAG
- the LOC124660924 gene encoding uncharacterized protein LOC124660924 — MSGGASKRFREKEDFELLLSKSDIRESSYRKHSLWMAHWTRDGISAEPQNGKSCSPFEEMDDVRYAKDCGNLPFELMKARVAERFMVGVSHGGASSGNTQQFSSNMWGVAHDVCQVQCKNTDQFGRPFESSVVQKNMNLYAAKTVVSDRFSSHKPSDLSVDSPKLLSSDNLSSEWSHFPMFAINRKIDSILNPRRSVLATSSDKIFVPQNSLKPNMSASNVMAFSSKEYQFHTHQVTDENAVHSKSAGVVLSHLGHHIGLDSDHAGTKLKGHLSNEESCSCSKDETNSSCSLLADKLPCSPSKGSPYWSSKNKGMFSASRKENETVDSLLENKFEECQNQHNFEEIPLHEPALAREYQMNSVNTSSIGKGIDVNINGHGEQQHPSTRRMDSATDWTQFSRLPDTAENTLRMKSKVEALVCRKPPKQKLTHNKQKGSCLFEMLTLPSESYVASSKDNSRSNLGKCLSETQKQFSTKTDTLYSDTHHASKSTAGFASTSIQKDHGCLDSAKTERLVSSSTKRESSCCEGNETVNVSSEHQNSYSKATCTSKQEWSIPKTSSMNLDLVLFQISRMRNPISKALTESPVCSDPSDKWLKRLKRDVSDPHVPCSKRPKSGDSPTPGGACTMYSQELDYKMDSTHTIKHVKEDQLMDQQNKDGSSISAKNLNHWIGRWCQGGTPNFHGSLSLGKQSRKSNTPPDCLEGQFPSIAAMAMMGRVMNKLRPCELEKKGPSVVWKTEGL, encoded by the exons TCTGCTGAGCAAAAGTGACATCAGAGAATCATCTTACCGCAAACACTCTCTGTGGATGGCACACTGGACCAGAGATGGCATCAGCGCAGAACCTCAAAATGGCAAGAGTTGTAGTCCTTTCGAGGAAATGGATGATGTCAGATATGCAAAAGATTGTGGAAATTTACCTTTTGAACTCATGAAAGCTAGGGTGGCTGAAAGGTTCATGGTGGGAGTTAGCCATGGAGGTGCCTCTTCTGGGAATACACAACAATTCAGTTCTAATATGTGGGGTGTAGCTCATGATGTTTGCCAAGTTCAATGCAAGAATACTGACCAGTTTGGTAGGCCTTTCGAAAGTTCTGTGGTGCAGAAAAATATGAACTTATATGCTGCTAAGACAGTGGTATCAGACAGATTTTCTTCACATAAGCCTTCAGATTTATCTGTGGATTCTCCTAAACTTTTGAGTTCTGACAATCTGAGTTCAGAATGGAGTCATTTTCCTATGTTTGCAATTAATAGGAAAATTGACAGTATACTTAACCCAAGACGGTCTGTTCTTGCTACGTCATCTGATAAGATTTTTGTTCCACAAAATAGTTTGAAGCCAAACATGTCTGCATCTAATGTGATGGCATTTTCATCAAAGGAATATCAGTTTCACACACACCAAGTAACTGATGAAAATGCGGTTCACAGCAAATCTGCAGGAGTCGTCCTATCTCACCTAGGTCATCACATCGGCCTTGATTCTGACCACGCAGGAACAAAACTGAAAGGACATTTGTCAAATGAAGAATCATGCTCTTGCAGTAAGGATGAAACCAACTCATCATGTTCATTATTAGCAGACAAGCTCCCTTGTAGTCCTTCAAAGGGGTCACCTTATTGGTCTAGCAAGAACAAAGGCATGTTTTCAGCAAGCAGAAAAGAGAATGAAACTGTTGATTCTTTATTGGAAAATAAGTTTGAAGAATGCCAAAATCAACACAATTTTGAGGAAATACCATTGCATGAGCCAGCTCTCGCTAGAGAATACCAGATGAACTCAGTAAATACTTCTTCCATTGGCAAGGGCATTGATGTGAACATTAATGGCCATGGTGAACAACAACACCCCAGTACACGCAGAATGGATTCTGCTACGGATTGGACACAGTTCTCCAGGTTACCGGATACAGCTGAAAATACACTGAGAATGAAGAGCAAAGTCGAAGCACTGGTTTGTAGAAAACCGCCAAAGCAAAAATTGACACATAACAAACAGAAAGGTTCCTGCTTATTTGAAATGTTAACACTGCCCTCTGAATCATATGTGGCAAGCTCGAAAGATAATTCTCGCAGTAACTTGGGCAAATGTTTATCGGAAACACAGAAGCAGTTCTCAACTAAAACTGATACATTGTATAGCGATACTCATCATGCATCAAAATCCACAGCAG GGTTTGCTTCAACATCAATACAGAAG GACCATGGTTGTCTAGACTCAGCAAAAACTGAACGGTTAGTGTCGTCGTCAACTAAAAGAGAATCAAGCTGCTGTGAAGGAAATGAAACAGTCAACGTGAGTTCAGAGCATCAAAACTCTTATTCCAAGGCAACTTGCACGAGTAAGCAAGAATGGAGCATACCAAAAACATCGAGCATGAATCTAGATCTAGTTCTTTTTCAGATAAGCAGGATGAGAAATCCAATTTCCAAGGCTCTAACTGAGTCACCAGTATGCTCGGATCCAAGTGACAAGTGGCTCAAACGCCTGAAACGTGATGTTTCAGATCCTCATGTTCCTTGTTCCAAGAGACCAAAGTCTGGAGACAGTCCAACTCCTGGAGGAGCATGTACCATGTATAGTCAAGAGCTTGATTACAAGATGGATAGTACTCATACGATCAAACATGTGAAGGAGGACCAACTGATGGACCAACAAAACAAAGATGGGTCTTCTATTTCAGCAAAGAATCTTAATCATTGGATAGGGAGGTGGTGCCAAGGTGGCACCCCTAATTTTCATGGAAGTTTGAGTCTAGGGAAGCAATCGCGCAAGTCTAACACGCCACCTGATTGTCTTGAAGGCCAGTTTCCAAGCATCGCAGCGATGGCTATGATGGGGCGTGTAATGAACAAGCTTCGCCCATGTGAACTTGAGAAGAAGGGTCCTTCTGTAGTCTGGAAGACAGAGGGGTTGTGA